A genomic segment from Alteribacillus bidgolensis encodes:
- a CDS encoding TraR/DksA C4-type zinc finger protein, whose amino-acid sequence MKTNEFFAEMKSKLTSRLQKVQQNNKDHFGLDEEFARETIGELSNYDNHPADNGTELYEREKDMALQQHSGREQKRIQKALQAIEDGTYGKCEKCGEDIPLERLESEPTALQCIQHSYQEPDPFDRPVEEERLIPGKGGFTDTTKEDVENDRFDAEESWELTAAYGTADTPQDTYDPSLEYEGMFGDAENENVDEDVAFGFSMTDSEGNLIDFDNDVDFSHYFLRR is encoded by the coding sequence GTGAAGACGAACGAATTTTTTGCCGAAATGAAAAGCAAGCTGACGTCTCGATTACAAAAAGTGCAGCAAAACAATAAAGACCATTTTGGTTTAGATGAGGAATTTGCAAGAGAAACAATCGGTGAATTGTCTAATTATGACAACCATCCAGCCGATAACGGAACGGAATTGTACGAGAGAGAAAAAGATATGGCATTGCAGCAGCATTCCGGCCGGGAACAAAAACGAATTCAAAAAGCATTGCAGGCAATAGAGGATGGAACGTATGGAAAGTGTGAGAAGTGCGGGGAGGATATTCCACTTGAACGTCTTGAATCTGAACCAACCGCTCTTCAGTGCATCCAGCATTCATATCAAGAACCTGATCCATTTGATCGTCCAGTAGAAGAAGAAAGGTTGATCCCTGGTAAGGGAGGATTTACAGACACAACAAAAGAGGACGTAGAAAATGATCGGTTTGACGCAGAAGAAAGCTGGGAATTGACTGCAGCCTATGGAACAGCAGACACCCCGCAGGACACTTATGACCCTTCACTTGAATATGAAGGAATGTTTGGAGATGCTGAAAACGAAAATGTCGACGAAGATGTAGCTTTCGGGTTCAGCATGACAGATAGTGAAGGGAACCTAATTGATTTTGATAATGACGTCGATTTTTCACATTACTTTTTACGAAGATAA
- a CDS encoding YolD-like family protein: MKGNKLTPGSNLRWESSRMILPEHREQWLHHQKQQTKQKKPELDPQHWEELEWLLGDAMRNDDPLCFTYWRDGFFFEIIGKCHYINHVQKQFHLVTDDGIEYLRFEELADITYA; this comes from the coding sequence ATGAAAGGAAATAAATTAACACCAGGATCAAACCTGCGCTGGGAATCCTCACGAATGATCCTGCCGGAACACCGTGAACAATGGCTTCACCATCAAAAACAGCAGACAAAACAAAAAAAGCCAGAGCTTGACCCTCAGCACTGGGAGGAGTTGGAATGGCTTCTAGGTGATGCGATGCGAAATGATGACCCTCTTTGTTTTACGTACTGGCGGGACGGCTTTTTCTTCGAAATCATTGGGAAATGCCACTACATTAATCACGTACAAAAACAGTTTCATTTAGTGACAGATGATGGGATCGAATACTTGCGCTTTGAAGAGCTGGCCGATATCACCTATGCCTAA